The proteins below come from a single Necator americanus strain Aroian chromosome V, whole genome shotgun sequence genomic window:
- a CDS encoding hypothetical protein (NECATOR_CHRV.G20477.T1) translates to MAKLYEDEFVIVTECAVKIKNYHFPSKKMRCIPVEVITILWFEEQDTSKCPTKIWGKSTASIYWALDVKRCIPAGNCGRYNIVVDVGQKIRAGFTVTDCDSFMDAMRSVLDYHVIIVDTINL, encoded by the exons ATGGCAAAACTTTACGAGGATGAATTTGTTATTGTGACTGAATGTGCggtgaaaatcaaaaactatCATTTCCCATCGAAAAAAATGCGATGCATACCGGTCGAAGTAATCACTATTCTCTGGTTTGAG gAGCAAGACACAAGTAAATGTCCGACAAAAATATGGGGAAAATCGACGGCATCAATTTATTGGGCGCTTGACGttaaaag GTGCATACCTGCGGGGAATTGTGGCCGATACAATATTGTCGTGGATGTTGGACAGAAAATCCGTGCCGGATTCACAGTTACCGACTGTGATAGTTTCATGGATGCGATGCGATCGGTGCTTGACTACCATGTGATCATTGTGGACACCATAAACCTCTAG
- a CDS encoding hypothetical protein (NECATOR_CHRV.G20478.T2) has product MREHPRSPECTSFGQDLKSAPPQMRGMLPLRGSGGYEGNDVLRPAPARTHGHPYHHSSNSRKLSKKNGRNELRDSSVYYNGAPPLIFIRMKSAPHGDNSQSVRTRMRRLAVKSKSNLLLHAAYLSTCLEDRAWSFCISLCMQGLGGMRMVSIEQFAESIGQMILSGHLGRTFDRVSRKNAIMSVVPVNNISIVLAASMFIVCLSLQPQSAWFDVFLGFGILMCAINRLFLNAEKFLVSRDWVVVLSSGKTLSSLNATLTALDQFANVISPIITGLLVTTCGLRVTCAIFGGFSIVSMTSKAFFLRALYLREPQLAVKDTAALEENTEKKATTAMGKIARAFESIPEVLLTYTRQSVVAAAFGMALLFMTVMGFDGLAVGYGQSSGLSDVVLGAFRSYGSAMGILGALSYAFFERRLGVRKTGLLGLTCQQLCLIAAVISIWLPGSPFDPKGFFNGATIKDWWSRGAPSSSLPNVHTTEYGKREQSLDSILTFLIGIATARYGLWMADLSIIHIMQEGVPESDRNTVFGVHNALCQTFSLLKDILVIILPDPATFGICILISYGFVTTGYFSFVYYLIRHPAIKKQSETTEENEEEQKTRL; this is encoded by the exons ATGAGGGAACACCCCCGATCTCCAGAATGTACAAGCTTCGGTCAGGACCTGAagtccgcaccacctcagatgcgtggcatgctgcctttaagaggatCCGGAG GATACGAAGGGAATGATGTACTACGACCTGCTCCCGCAAGGACACACGGTCACCCCTATCACCACTCCAGTAACTCGCGGAAGCTTTCCAAGAAAAACGGCCGTAACGAGCTTCG AGACTCTTCCGTTTATTACAACGGAGCTCCGCCATTAATTTTCATTCGAATGAAAAG CGCTCCTCACGGCGATAACAGCCAATCAGTTCGTACACGAATGCGCCGTTTGGCGGTGAAGTCGAAATCGAATCTACTTCTTCACGCCGCATATTTGTCAACATGTTTG gaagatcGTGCATGGTCATTTTGCATTTCGTTGTGTATGCAAGGACTCGGCGGGATGAGAATGGTGTCGATTGAACAATTCGCGGAAAGCATCGGTCAGATGATTCTTAGCGGTCATTTGGGACGTACGTTCGATCGAGTTAGCAGGAAAAATG CGATCATGTCCGTTGTCCCCGTGAACAACATCAGTATTGTTCTAGCTGCTTCTATGTTTATCG TCTGTTTGTCACTACAACCTCAATCCGCTTGGTTTGATGTATTCCTTGGATTTGGCATACTTATGTGTGCTATTAATCGATTATTTCTCAATGCAGAGAAATTCCTCGTTTCCAGAGATTGGGTGGTTGTGCTCAGCAGCGGAAAGACACTTTCAA gTTTAAATGCCACACTTACTGCGTTGGATCAATTTGCGAATGTTATATCGCCAATCATAACTGGG CTGCTTGTGACTACATGTGGCTTACGAGTGACATGTGCGATATTTGGTGGATTCAGTATCGTTTCAATGACATCGAAGGCTTTCTTCTTACGTGCACTGTATCTCCGAGAACCACAGCTAGCCGTCAAAGACACCGCGGCTCTGGAGGAAAACACAG agaaaaaagcaacgaCCGCTATGGGAAAGATTGCGCGAGCATTTGAAAGTATTCCCGAAGTGTTACTGACTTATACTCGTCAATCTGTGGTAGCAGCTGCTTTCGGAATGGCACTTCTGTTTATGACAGTGATGGGATTCGACGGT CTGGCTGTTGGATATGGGCAATCTTCTGGGCTTTCGGATGTTGTTCTAGGCGCGTTCAG ATCGTACGGATCAGCTATGGGCATCCTGGGAGCCTTATCGTATGCATTTTTCGAACGCAGACTTGGTGTACGGAAAACCGGATTGCTGGGGCTGACG TGTCAACAACTATGTCTGATTGCTGCAGTTATTTCGATATGGTTGCCCGGCTCACCATTTGATCCTAAAGGTTTCTTTAACGGTGCCACTATAAAG gaTTGGTGGTCACGTGGAGCACCTTCGTCCTCGTTACCAAACGTGCATACAACAGAGTATGGGAAAAGAGAGCAAAGCCTGGACAGTATCCTCACTTTCCTGATCGGAATCGCTACCGCAAGATACG GATTATGGATGGCGGATCTTTCTATCATTCACATCATGCAAGAAGGAGTTCCCGAATCTGATAGAAATACAGTATTCGGAGTGCATAACGCGCTGTGCCAAACATTTTCTCTCCTTAAA GACATCCTAGTGATTATATTGCCAGATCCAGCAACATTTGGAATATGTATTCTCATTTCCTATGGATTTGTTACGACAGGATATTTTTCCTTCGTCTACTATCTCATAAGA CATCCCGCGATTAAGAAGCAAAGCGAGACGacggaagaaaatgaagaagagcaaaaaacGCGATTATGA
- a CDS encoding hypothetical protein (NECATOR_CHRV.G20478.T1) has product MRRLAVKSKSNLLLHAAYLSTCLEDRAWSFCISLCMQGLGGMRMVSIEQFAESIGQMILSGHLGRTFDRVSRKNAIMSVVPVNNISIVLAASMFIVCLSLQPQSAWFDVFLGFGILMCAINRLFLNAEKFLVSRDWVVVLSSGKTLSSLNATLTALDQFANVISPIITGLLVTTCGLRVTCAIFGGFSIVSMTSKAFFLRALYLREPQLAVKDTAALEENTEKKATTAMGKIARAFESIPEVLLTYTRQSVVAAAFGMALLFMTVMGFDGLAVGYGQSSGLSDVVLGAFRSYGSAMGILGALSYAFFERRLGVRKTGLLGLTCQQLCLIAAVISIWLPGSPFDPKGFFNGATIKDWWSRGAPSSSLPNVHTTEYGKREQSLDSILTFLIGIATARYGLWMADLSIIHIMQEGVPESDRNTVFGVHNALCQTFSLLKDILVIILPDPATFGICILISYGFVTTGYFSFVYYLIRHPAIKKQSETTEENEEEQKTRL; this is encoded by the exons ATGCGCCGTTTGGCGGTGAAGTCGAAATCGAATCTACTTCTTCACGCCGCATATTTGTCAACATGTTTG gaagatcGTGCATGGTCATTTTGCATTTCGTTGTGTATGCAAGGACTCGGCGGGATGAGAATGGTGTCGATTGAACAATTCGCGGAAAGCATCGGTCAGATGATTCTTAGCGGTCATTTGGGACGTACGTTCGATCGAGTTAGCAGGAAAAATG CGATCATGTCCGTTGTCCCCGTGAACAACATCAGTATTGTTCTAGCTGCTTCTATGTTTATCG TCTGTTTGTCACTACAACCTCAATCCGCTTGGTTTGATGTATTCCTTGGATTTGGCATACTTATGTGTGCTATTAATCGATTATTTCTCAATGCAGAGAAATTCCTCGTTTCCAGAGATTGGGTGGTTGTGCTCAGCAGCGGAAAGACACTTTCAA gTTTAAATGCCACACTTACTGCGTTGGATCAATTTGCGAATGTTATATCGCCAATCATAACTGGG CTGCTTGTGACTACATGTGGCTTACGAGTGACATGTGCGATATTTGGTGGATTCAGTATCGTTTCAATGACATCGAAGGCTTTCTTCTTACGTGCACTGTATCTCCGAGAACCACAGCTAGCCGTCAAAGACACCGCGGCTCTGGAGGAAAACACAG agaaaaaagcaacgaCCGCTATGGGAAAGATTGCGCGAGCATTTGAAAGTATTCCCGAAGTGTTACTGACTTATACTCGTCAATCTGTGGTAGCAGCTGCTTTCGGAATGGCACTTCTGTTTATGACAGTGATGGGATTCGACGGT CTGGCTGTTGGATATGGGCAATCTTCTGGGCTTTCGGATGTTGTTCTAGGCGCGTTCAG ATCGTACGGATCAGCTATGGGCATCCTGGGAGCCTTATCGTATGCATTTTTCGAACGCAGACTTGGTGTACGGAAAACCGGATTGCTGGGGCTGACG TGTCAACAACTATGTCTGATTGCTGCAGTTATTTCGATATGGTTGCCCGGCTCACCATTTGATCCTAAAGGTTTCTTTAACGGTGCCACTATAAAG gaTTGGTGGTCACGTGGAGCACCTTCGTCCTCGTTACCAAACGTGCATACAACAGAGTATGGGAAAAGAGAGCAAAGCCTGGACAGTATCCTCACTTTCCTGATCGGAATCGCTACCGCAAGATACG GATTATGGATGGCGGATCTTTCTATCATTCACATCATGCAAGAAGGAGTTCCCGAATCTGATAGAAATACAGTATTCGGAGTGCATAACGCGCTGTGCCAAACATTTTCTCTCCTTAAA GACATCCTAGTGATTATATTGCCAGATCCAGCAACATTTGGAATATGTATTCTCATTTCCTATGGATTTGTTACGACAGGATATTTTTCCTTCGTCTACTATCTCATAAGA CATCCCGCGATTAAGAAGCAAAGCGAGACGacggaagaaaatgaagaagagcaaaaaacGCGATTATGA
- a CDS encoding hypothetical protein (NECATOR_CHRV.G20479.T1) has product MCVKYCLLRKKPESPAVSPVLTENSSTPSTLKLDRTQEDYVQNLNEVVLALGQEPNAAIAEKIKKEEELKISTEVVKTSDPKKNPMLDDTMYEIKELRNSVRSKKKQHYKYGGSTENKKGSQKGNVIVAGKFSTESVEVQDEDFAAPNAENFMGNFADIDYVTHEMIRTLKNADELPLPEAIASQKPNFYMGCNLKTLENQGYFGWQSLQANTFLSNVLSLPTDQEKEGVNATAERCGKVTLLPTKTMEAFKEMENSRKKKRLQSDRRNLSFEKKQGSLETATARSD; this is encoded by the exons ATGTGTGTGAAATATTGTCTACTACGAAAGAAACCGGAGTCTCCAGCTGTA AGCCCTGTTCTGACTGAAAATTCTTCAACTCCATCG ACGTTGAAATTAGACAGGACTCAAGAAGATTACGTACAAAACCTCAATGAG GTCGTTCTCGCTCTCGGGCAGGAGCCAAATGCAGCGATAGCAGAGAAAATTAAGAAGGAGGAGGAACTGAAAATATCTACAGAGGTTGTGAAGACAA GTGATCCGAAGAAAAATCCGATGTTGGATGACACAATGTACGAGATTAAAGAGTTAAGAAACAGTGtaagatcgaaaaaaaagcaacactaCAAGTACGGTGGTTCGACGGAAAA TAAAAAAGGGTCTCAAAAAGGAAATGTTATCGTTGCCGGAAAATTTTCTACTGAG AGTGTTGAGGTTCAAGATGAGGATTTCGCTGCTCCGAACGCTGAAAACTTTATGGGAAATTTTGCGGATATTGATTATGTTACACATGAAATGATACGTACATTGAAAAATGCTGATGAATTACCACTTCCAGAAGCCATTGCG AGTCAAAAGCCAAATTTCTACATGGGATGTAACTTGAAAACGTTGGAAAACCAGGGTTATTTCGGTTGGCAATCTCTTCAAGCGAATACATTTCTGTCGAACGTTCTGAGTCTGCCAACAGACCAGGAGAAGGAAGGCGTCAATGCTACGGCTGAACG ATGTGGTAAAGTAACATTGCTGCCCACCAAAACAATGGAAGCAttcaaagaaatggaaaattctcgaaaaaagaagCGTTTGCAGTCGGATAG GCGCAATCTTtcgtttgagaaaaaacaaggaagtcTCGAGACTGCCACAGCACGTTCTGATTGA